In Rubripirellula amarantea, a single genomic region encodes these proteins:
- a CDS encoding HD domain-containing phosphohydrolase translates to MIQTNSITDLADAAVNGLALLTCGLGERSAPAFCETKHARTARIMIVDDEMINIEIVKAYLEEEGFTNFLTTTDSSTAIEKVTTQKPDILLLDINMPHISGLEILELMRSKKDLKMIPAIVLTASNDPDVKLKALRLGASDFLAKPVDPSELMLRVQNVLAVKAYQDHLADYSEQLEKQVMIRTQELVLSRQEAIHCLARAGEYRDDDTGHHVTRVGRYSRVIAVELGYDANDLDLLEQAAQLHDVGKIGIPDAILHKPGKLDPQEFDLMRSHCTIGRKIINPLTEEESIRLQSHASVGMQIMGSTNSPVLKLASVIAASHHEKWDGSGYPLGISGDDIPLEGRIVAVADVFDALSSARPYKKAFSIEKCLEILKEGRGSHFDADVLDAFLRRFDEILAIHDEYLDPDSE, encoded by the coding sequence ATGATTCAGACCAACTCCATCACCGATCTTGCCGACGCTGCCGTAAACGGGTTAGCGCTGCTGACTTGTGGTTTGGGTGAAAGATCCGCCCCGGCATTCTGTGAAACCAAGCACGCTCGAACGGCGCGCATCATGATCGTTGACGATGAGATGATCAACATCGAGATCGTCAAGGCATATTTGGAAGAAGAAGGGTTTACGAACTTTCTGACCACGACTGATTCCTCAACTGCGATTGAGAAAGTCACCACTCAGAAACCCGATATTCTTTTGCTCGACATCAATATGCCTCACATCTCGGGGCTAGAAATTCTTGAACTGATGCGGTCCAAGAAAGACCTGAAGATGATTCCGGCGATCGTCTTAACGGCATCGAATGATCCTGATGTAAAGCTAAAGGCCTTGCGTTTGGGAGCGTCCGACTTCCTGGCGAAGCCAGTTGATCCGAGTGAATTGATGTTGCGAGTGCAGAACGTGCTCGCTGTGAAGGCATACCAAGATCACTTGGCCGACTATTCCGAGCAGCTTGAAAAGCAGGTCATGATTCGGACTCAGGAATTGGTGCTTTCTCGCCAAGAAGCTATCCACTGCTTGGCACGCGCCGGTGAGTACCGAGACGATGATACTGGCCACCACGTCACTCGCGTTGGACGCTACTCAAGGGTGATTGCGGTCGAATTGGGGTACGACGCCAATGATCTCGATTTGCTTGAACAAGCCGCCCAGCTACATGACGTTGGCAAGATTGGGATTCCTGATGCGATCTTGCACAAACCAGGAAAACTTGATCCTCAAGAATTCGACTTGATGCGTTCTCATTGCACGATTGGTCGCAAGATCATCAATCCGCTCACCGAAGAAGAGTCGATCCGCTTGCAATCACATGCGTCAGTCGGCATGCAGATCATGGGGTCAACAAACTCACCGGTTTTGAAACTCGCTTCGGTCATTGCCGCATCGCACCACGAAAAATGGGACGGTTCGGGGTATCCGCTTGGAATTTCGGGCGACGACATTCCGCTAGAAGGTCGCATCGTCGCCGTGGCTGATGTTTTTGATGCTCTCAGTTCTGCGCGACCCTACAAGAAGGCGTTTTCGATCGAAAAGTGCCTGGAAATCTTGAAAGAAGGCCGTGGCAGTCATTTCGATGCTGATGTCTTGGACGCCTTTCTAAGGCGCTTTGATGAGATCTTGGCCATTCACGACGAGTATCTAGATCCCGACTCTGAGTGA
- a CDS encoding BatA domain-containing protein has product MSFLAPLYLLGGLAIALPILFHLIRRTPKSDLTFSSLMFLEETPPKLTRRSRLDHLPLLLLRILALALLAIAFARPLLRSATTVPLAGARERVVIVIDTSASMKRNNLWSQATEKLRSILKKVDPQDELALIAFDSLARPIIGFESEMSTTEKCEYANLIIDDKTLSPSWHSTDLSQALQLAADIASEETAERSVSTTTRIVLISDLQSGSNSSQLQGYAWPENVAVDAVGLSTPASANASAEILVSNRDLEQTDQNDVRVRVTNAKESAKSQFAVAWDTASGKTRNDLTTAIDVDALNNAVPVQVLPGQSRIVRMPIATPPAECLILSGDDHSFDNRWYITKPKPTNQAIWFYGKTSDRPKQAPYFFLSQVPLGDSIHQIKTELVQTWPASGPPNVADVPVIILSEPLTLDSPVWLQDYMTEGGRIIVLLTKRDQQEAMTQSVRTISGDESFDVREAELDEYAMMSEIDFSSPLFAPLDDPKFNDFTKVRFWSTREIHEFDDQWHTLAAFDTQAPAILSRKIGKGSLFLLASSWHPDESQLALSSKFVPMMNGLLRAPRDSSSTSSLFVGDTGDQYTEPGVYEKEDGTSVAVNLHPSESDTTPLEVDWLDRLNVPIWDTNDSISDDTSPDTPDAARQLRDRELESSQSLWRLLLIVALGLLGIETILAKVQTRQA; this is encoded by the coding sequence ATGAGCTTCCTCGCACCGCTCTACTTACTTGGTGGTTTGGCGATCGCATTGCCGATCTTGTTTCACCTCATCCGACGAACTCCTAAGAGTGATTTGACTTTTAGCTCGTTGATGTTTCTCGAAGAGACTCCGCCTAAGCTGACTCGTCGAAGCCGGCTTGATCACTTACCACTTCTCTTGCTTCGAATTCTTGCTCTCGCATTGCTCGCGATTGCCTTCGCGAGACCTTTGCTACGATCCGCTACTACTGTTCCCTTGGCCGGCGCCAGGGAACGAGTGGTTATCGTGATCGACACCAGCGCAAGCATGAAACGAAACAACCTTTGGTCACAAGCCACCGAGAAACTACGGTCGATTTTGAAGAAGGTCGATCCTCAAGACGAACTCGCCCTCATCGCATTTGATTCGCTAGCTCGACCGATCATCGGATTTGAAAGTGAGATGTCCACTACCGAGAAATGTGAATACGCGAATCTCATCATCGACGACAAAACCCTCAGCCCCTCATGGCATTCCACTGACCTATCACAGGCTCTTCAGTTAGCCGCGGATATTGCCAGCGAAGAAACAGCGGAGCGTTCTGTATCCACCACCACTCGTATTGTGTTGATCAGCGATCTGCAATCGGGATCTAACTCGAGTCAACTTCAGGGGTACGCATGGCCGGAAAACGTTGCTGTCGATGCCGTTGGTTTGTCGACGCCCGCGAGCGCAAACGCATCGGCTGAAATCCTGGTCAGCAATCGAGATCTCGAGCAAACCGACCAAAACGATGTGAGAGTCCGAGTTACCAACGCAAAAGAATCAGCCAAGTCTCAGTTCGCCGTCGCGTGGGACACTGCCAGCGGCAAAACTCGGAACGATTTGACAACTGCGATTGATGTTGATGCATTGAACAATGCAGTGCCAGTCCAGGTACTGCCGGGGCAAAGCCGCATCGTTCGTATGCCCATTGCTACACCGCCAGCGGAGTGCTTGATCCTAAGTGGCGACGATCACTCGTTCGACAATCGGTGGTACATCACCAAACCGAAACCGACCAATCAAGCCATCTGGTTCTACGGCAAGACATCCGATCGGCCTAAACAAGCACCGTACTTCTTCCTTAGCCAAGTACCATTAGGCGATTCCATTCACCAAATCAAAACCGAACTCGTTCAAACCTGGCCCGCAAGTGGGCCACCTAATGTGGCAGATGTCCCGGTGATCATCTTATCCGAGCCGCTCACCCTGGATTCGCCCGTCTGGCTTCAAGACTACATGACTGAGGGAGGCCGCATCATTGTGTTGCTCACCAAGCGAGATCAGCAGGAAGCGATGACGCAATCGGTCCGAACGATTTCAGGTGACGAGTCCTTCGATGTTCGTGAAGCTGAGTTGGATGAGTACGCCATGATGAGCGAGATTGACTTCTCCAGCCCGCTCTTTGCGCCCCTTGACGATCCCAAGTTCAACGACTTCACTAAGGTTCGCTTTTGGTCGACACGCGAGATCCACGAATTTGACGACCAATGGCACACGCTTGCTGCGTTCGACACTCAAGCACCCGCTATCCTCAGTCGAAAAATTGGCAAGGGATCGCTATTCTTATTAGCAAGTAGTTGGCACCCTGATGAGAGCCAACTCGCTCTATCGAGTAAGTTCGTTCCCATGATGAACGGACTTTTGCGTGCCCCGCGTGATTCGTCGTCGACTTCGAGCTTGTTTGTTGGCGATACGGGTGACCAATACACCGAACCCGGAGTCTACGAAAAAGAAGACGGGACATCAGTTGCCGTCAATCTTCACCCCAGTGAAAGCGACACGACGCCGTTAGAAGTCGACTGGCTGGATCGTCTTAACGTCCCCATTTGGGACACCAACGATTCGATCTCCGACGACACATCGCCAGACACTCCGGACGCGGCGCGTCAACTACGTGATCGCGAACTCGAATCTTCGCAATCCTTGTGGCGACTTCTCTTGATCGTCGCTTTAGGATTACTAGGCATCGAAACGATCTTAGCCAAAGTTCAAACGAGGCAAGCATGA
- a CDS encoding DUF58 domain-containing protein codes for MSDASPPQASIDPHALMRIEHLHLRARTIVEGFFGGLHRSPFHGQSVEFSEYRPYSVGDDLRSLDWKLLARSDRLYVKKFEDETTRRCYLVLDQSKSMGYGSLEYSKLEYARTLSATLAYFLTRTRDNVGLLTFDDMARDFVPAIQRPGHLRRLLVALSRQPSGEGTDLDTPLSQIAAIVPRRGLVVLISDLLTPVGTLKSHLASLRSRGHEVLMIRVLDPSEKELSLPKATMVTDVESGRQIYLDPEQAREKYRAKFLAHQLKLQRTCDAVGVALHTVSTDQPLTDVLFEFVRVSNARQTSIARGGMLASQVAKEVPDSQTVTGNRS; via the coding sequence ATGAGCGATGCATCGCCACCCCAAGCATCGATTGACCCGCACGCGTTGATGCGAATTGAACATCTTCATTTGCGTGCCAGGACAATCGTCGAAGGTTTCTTTGGTGGATTGCACCGCAGTCCGTTTCATGGTCAATCAGTCGAATTCAGTGAATACCGACCGTACTCGGTTGGTGACGACTTACGGTCGCTCGATTGGAAGTTGTTAGCCCGCAGCGATCGTCTATACGTCAAGAAGTTTGAAGACGAAACCACCCGCCGTTGCTACTTGGTTCTCGATCAAAGTAAATCCATGGGCTACGGATCGCTCGAATACTCGAAACTTGAGTACGCGCGAACTCTATCTGCGACCCTGGCCTACTTCCTAACTCGAACTCGCGACAACGTGGGATTGCTAACGTTCGACGATATGGCTCGCGATTTCGTGCCCGCGATCCAACGTCCTGGTCACCTGCGGCGATTGCTGGTGGCCCTATCACGGCAACCAAGTGGCGAGGGAACCGATCTCGACACACCTTTGTCACAAATCGCAGCCATTGTGCCCCGACGTGGATTGGTGGTGCTAATCTCCGATTTGCTCACTCCCGTCGGAACGCTAAAGAGTCATTTAGCATCACTGCGCAGTCGTGGCCACGAGGTGCTCATGATTCGTGTCCTCGATCCAAGTGAAAAAGAGCTTTCACTTCCCAAAGCAACCATGGTCACGGACGTTGAATCGGGTCGCCAGATTTACTTGGACCCTGAACAGGCGAGAGAGAAATACCGTGCCAAATTTCTCGCTCATCAACTCAAACTGCAACGAACTTGTGATGCAGTAGGCGTCGCGTTGCATACCGTCTCGACCGACCAGCCACTTACGGATGTCTTGTTTGAATTTGTTCGTGTATCCAATGCGCGGCAAACAAGCATCGCGAGAGGCGGCATGCTCGCGTCGCAGGTCGCAAAAGAAGTGCCAGATTCTCAAACCGTCACGGGGAACCGTTCATGA
- a CDS encoding RNA 2'-phosphotransferase: MNKRLTRISKYLTYIMRHEPHSIGIKPDDEGYFVVTELVEKANASGKSVSVEQVLAVVEEHDKKLFSLSDDGNRIRINSVSSKS; the protein is encoded by the coding sequence ATGAACAAACGACTCACCCGGATCAGTAAGTACTTGACGTACATCATGCGTCACGAGCCCCATTCGATCGGTATTAAACCTGACGACGAGGGCTATTTTGTCGTTACCGAACTTGTCGAAAAAGCGAACGCCTCGGGTAAGAGCGTATCGGTCGAACAGGTCCTTGCCGTGGTTGAAGAACACGATAAGAAGCTTTTCTCGCTAAGCGATGACGGCAATCGGATTCGAATCAATTCCGTGTCAAGCAAATCATGA
- a CDS encoding AAA family ATPase, with product MSIDSLGSLSVEDEARIVQQIADARSSITRELSKTIIGQDEVIEQLLLCLFAGGHCLITGAPGLAKTLLVRSVSEVFHLNFQRIQFTPDLMPADITGTEILEQDSGGHRSLKFVPGPIFANVILADEINRTPPKTQAALLEAMQEHQVTAAGKRYPLQEPFFVLATQNPIEMEGTYPLPEAQLDRFMFNVLIDYLPPEDELSVVLQTTSRSPEKIVPLFSGEDVQNFHQAVRRVPIAREVAEHAVKLASATRPGREGSADWINHWVSWGAGLRAAQTLVLGGKARALLRGQSHVTFDDIRTLAHPTLRHRVLLSYKAEAEGVTIEDVIDRLLKSIPAA from the coding sequence ATGTCTATCGATTCGCTCGGCTCCCTATCCGTTGAAGATGAAGCGAGGATTGTTCAGCAAATCGCCGACGCTCGCTCTTCGATCACGCGTGAACTATCCAAGACCATTATTGGACAAGACGAAGTCATCGAGCAATTGTTACTCTGCTTATTCGCTGGCGGACACTGTCTAATTACAGGCGCTCCTGGCTTGGCGAAGACATTGCTGGTTCGAAGCGTCTCGGAAGTCTTTCACCTTAACTTCCAACGAATTCAGTTCACGCCGGACCTGATGCCCGCCGACATCACAGGCACTGAAATATTGGAGCAAGATTCCGGCGGACATCGCTCGTTGAAATTCGTGCCCGGCCCAATCTTTGCCAACGTTATTTTGGCCGATGAGATCAACCGCACCCCACCGAAAACTCAAGCTGCGTTGCTAGAAGCGATGCAGGAACACCAAGTGACCGCAGCCGGCAAGCGGTATCCGTTGCAAGAACCGTTTTTCGTTCTGGCCACTCAAAACCCTATCGAGATGGAAGGCACTTATCCGCTGCCGGAAGCCCAGCTTGATCGCTTTATGTTCAACGTCTTGATCGACTACCTGCCGCCTGAAGATGAGTTGTCAGTGGTGCTGCAGACTACGTCTCGGTCCCCTGAGAAAATTGTGCCGCTGTTTTCGGGCGAAGACGTCCAGAATTTTCACCAAGCGGTGCGTCGAGTTCCCATCGCTCGTGAGGTAGCCGAACATGCTGTAAAGCTCGCCAGTGCAACGCGCCCCGGACGCGAAGGGAGTGCCGATTGGATTAACCACTGGGTTTCTTGGGGCGCAGGTCTTCGGGCCGCTCAAACGCTGGTGTTGGGCGGTAAGGCACGAGCACTTTTGCGCGGCCAGTCTCACGTTACCTTTGACGACATTCGCACGCTCGCTCACCCCACTCTGCGACACCGGGTGCTGCTGAGCTACAAAGCGGAAGCCGAAGGCGTCACGATTGAAGATGTGATCGATCGACTACTGAAATCAATTCCTGCGGCCTGA
- a CDS encoding proline-rich domain-containing protein — MSKAKKIPASMDTSTNEALGRRIRPVTSRLRKMRFWRTWTVAALALAAIGMLILQFASFTPQTFYTILVLGITFFAITLVWAARSYRDVKGVASRIEKRFPSLDQRLITAVDQRGDELGYLQQKVIREARDHSRANAWPDVVSKAKLFWSRMLGLASTAFLGLVLASLSVSEAKMQASASIDRTIPLNGVEILPGNTEVERGSAVIVTARFGQDFEPSSIPTDGELVGKSNDGSTFSIPMRRNLGDPVLAALLSSAESTFDYQIKTPIWQSDTYHVEVFDYPAMLRSDASLDYPSYTSLEDKTIQDTVRVSAVRGTKVTWVCRLNKSVELAELVEAKSQNVVVMDIGDDQTASVTMTLEYSGTYVLRLVDDLGRENKVDSRLTMKVLDNGVPKIELIAGGDASVSPLQEFLVRAKLQDDFGLVAAGLSYTLGSNSPVDISFKKDLDSDSKDFQVVETTIDLEKLEAQEDQLLTYHLWADDIGPEGSQRRIQGDIYFADVRPFEQIFRKGDPPPGGESPPSQGEQQAGELAELQKEIISATWKLIGRTSREKDSPEFDADVQVVAQSQSDALDMLAELQQKLNDSRSKEIAEQIESDMTDAVSRLTEADLAAAQSSEQAAYGGLLKLRSREFNVSRQKQQSQGSSSKSRNKQKQLDELELDQDENRYETQSQAQKSAEQEQAKANRQVMNRLKELSRRQTDLNRVLAELQTAIRKAETEEEREEIERRLKRLREQQKEMLRDMDELAERMEQQSQQSGDENADSQKAELQKAREDVRKAGEAIENEDPGSALASGAKAGERLEQLRDEIREASAGQFDEGLRQMQSEAEELQERQEKIAEQLANNQDNDQQAGLRAGDESDEIAEEIDQQSNRLKQLTDDMQAMVEQAEATEPLLAEKLYDGFKAVQKQEVETRLQQAKQLNELGFDRQAREAESMAREGINQLKQAIDDSAKSVLGSSEKALQEALATLERLEDQIAGQQSSDSNDGGNQPAEAQQASNTEPNDTEPNDTQPSNSSQNGPPQASPEQSNSQQPGNSASQNPQSQTSQQGSPRQGSQPGQPGSQPSSPNNDQRPSVINQLAANNESGPASPVTGDGFREFSDSLRDVEEMVDRPELKSRAAQIRDRTREMRVDYRRNSKAPSTDKMEELIATPLRELRRDVAEELMRRSAERNAMVPIDRDPVPNQFNRSLEVYYKRLGISE, encoded by the coding sequence ATGAGCAAAGCAAAGAAGATTCCCGCCTCGATGGACACTTCCACCAACGAAGCGCTCGGCCGACGCATCCGTCCCGTTACGTCGCGACTTCGCAAGATGAGGTTCTGGCGCACGTGGACGGTCGCTGCTCTTGCGCTAGCGGCCATTGGAATGTTGATACTGCAATTCGCTTCATTCACGCCGCAAACGTTTTACACCATTCTTGTTTTAGGAATCACTTTCTTCGCTATCACCTTGGTTTGGGCCGCCCGAAGCTATCGCGACGTCAAAGGCGTTGCCAGCCGAATAGAGAAAAGGTTCCCATCGCTTGACCAGCGGTTAATCACCGCCGTCGACCAACGTGGCGATGAACTTGGCTACCTACAGCAAAAGGTCATTCGCGAAGCAAGAGATCACTCGCGAGCCAACGCGTGGCCTGATGTTGTGTCCAAAGCAAAGCTGTTCTGGAGCCGCATGCTGGGGCTCGCGAGCACAGCGTTTCTGGGCTTGGTCTTGGCATCGCTCAGTGTATCCGAAGCCAAGATGCAGGCATCGGCGTCCATCGACCGAACCATTCCTCTCAACGGAGTTGAAATCTTACCCGGTAACACGGAAGTGGAACGTGGGTCCGCGGTAATTGTAACGGCGAGGTTTGGTCAAGACTTTGAACCAAGTTCGATTCCTACCGATGGTGAATTAGTTGGCAAGTCTAACGACGGATCAACGTTCTCTATTCCCATGCGACGAAACCTGGGCGATCCAGTACTTGCAGCCTTGCTCTCATCTGCCGAATCAACATTTGACTATCAAATCAAAACACCGATTTGGCAGAGTGACACTTACCATGTCGAAGTCTTCGATTACCCCGCCATGCTTCGAAGCGACGCAAGTCTTGACTATCCCAGCTATACCTCGCTGGAGGACAAAACGATTCAAGATACCGTTCGCGTTTCAGCGGTACGGGGAACGAAGGTCACGTGGGTGTGTCGGCTCAATAAGTCGGTCGAGTTGGCCGAGCTAGTTGAAGCGAAATCTCAAAACGTTGTCGTCATGGACATCGGTGATGATCAAACCGCGTCGGTAACCATGACTCTGGAATACAGCGGCACCTACGTGCTGCGGTTGGTCGACGACCTGGGACGCGAGAACAAGGTTGATTCACGACTGACGATGAAAGTTCTGGACAATGGCGTTCCTAAGATCGAGCTGATCGCCGGTGGTGATGCGAGCGTCTCTCCGCTGCAAGAGTTTCTTGTACGTGCAAAACTACAGGACGATTTTGGTTTGGTCGCAGCAGGGCTCTCTTACACTCTCGGATCTAACTCACCAGTCGACATCAGCTTTAAAAAGGATTTGGATTCCGATTCCAAGGATTTTCAGGTGGTGGAAACCACAATTGATTTAGAGAAACTTGAAGCACAAGAAGATCAATTGTTGACCTATCACTTGTGGGCTGATGACATTGGCCCCGAGGGTAGTCAGCGCCGAATTCAGGGCGATATCTACTTTGCCGATGTGCGTCCCTTTGAACAAATCTTTCGCAAGGGTGATCCGCCACCGGGCGGCGAATCCCCCCCGAGCCAAGGCGAACAACAGGCTGGCGAATTAGCTGAACTGCAGAAGGAAATCATTAGCGCAACTTGGAAACTCATCGGCCGAACATCTCGCGAGAAAGATTCACCGGAATTTGATGCCGACGTGCAAGTGGTCGCCCAATCACAATCCGACGCTCTTGATATGCTTGCCGAGTTGCAGCAAAAGCTTAACGACTCGCGCAGCAAAGAGATCGCAGAACAAATCGAGTCCGATATGACGGATGCCGTGTCTCGATTGACGGAAGCTGATCTGGCCGCTGCACAATCGTCGGAACAGGCGGCCTATGGTGGATTGTTGAAGTTGCGAAGTCGCGAATTCAATGTATCGCGTCAAAAGCAACAATCGCAGGGAAGTTCGTCGAAGAGTCGAAACAAACAGAAGCAACTCGATGAACTCGAGCTAGACCAGGACGAGAATCGCTACGAAACGCAAAGCCAAGCTCAGAAGTCGGCCGAACAAGAACAAGCGAAGGCAAACCGGCAAGTGATGAATCGGCTGAAAGAACTCAGTCGCCGTCAAACGGATCTCAATCGTGTTCTCGCCGAACTGCAGACAGCCATTCGAAAAGCCGAAACTGAAGAAGAACGCGAGGAGATCGAGCGAAGGTTGAAACGACTTCGTGAACAGCAAAAGGAAATGCTTCGCGACATGGACGAACTCGCAGAGCGAATGGAACAACAGTCACAGCAATCAGGCGACGAGAACGCTGATTCGCAAAAGGCTGAACTCCAGAAAGCCCGCGAAGATGTTCGCAAAGCAGGTGAAGCTATCGAAAACGAAGACCCCGGCTCGGCGCTCGCTTCGGGCGCAAAGGCCGGTGAACGACTCGAGCAGTTGCGCGACGAGATTCGCGAAGCGTCAGCAGGTCAGTTCGATGAAGGTCTGCGTCAAATGCAATCCGAAGCAGAGGAACTTCAAGAGCGCCAGGAGAAGATTGCCGAACAACTCGCTAACAATCAAGATAATGATCAACAGGCAGGTCTTCGAGCCGGTGACGAATCAGATGAGATTGCTGAAGAGATTGACCAGCAATCGAATCGGCTGAAACAACTGACCGATGACATGCAGGCGATGGTTGAGCAAGCGGAAGCAACCGAGCCACTACTTGCTGAAAAGCTCTACGATGGATTTAAGGCGGTTCAAAAACAAGAAGTCGAAACGCGACTGCAACAAGCTAAGCAGCTCAACGAACTGGGATTCGACCGTCAAGCTCGCGAGGCGGAATCAATGGCTAGGGAAGGAATCAATCAACTCAAGCAGGCGATTGATGATTCGGCAAAATCAGTCCTCGGCAGTTCCGAAAAAGCATTGCAAGAAGCCCTGGCGACATTGGAAAGACTCGAGGATCAAATTGCTGGACAGCAAAGTTCGGACTCAAATGACGGCGGGAATCAGCCGGCCGAGGCACAACAAGCCAGCAATACCGAACCCAACGATACCGAACCCAACGACACTCAACCGTCGAACTCTTCTCAGAACGGTCCGCCACAAGCAAGCCCGGAACAATCCAATTCGCAACAACCTGGTAATTCGGCGTCTCAGAACCCGCAATCCCAAACTTCGCAGCAGGGTTCACCGCGACAGGGTTCACAACCGGGGCAGCCTGGTTCCCAACCATCTTCACCAAACAACGATCAACGACCATCGGTGATCAATCAACTCGCAGCCAACAACGAATCGGGACCAGCGTCTCCGGTAACCGGTGACGGATTCCGGGAATTCAGTGACTCACTACGCGACGTCGAAGAGATGGTTGATCGTCCTGAACTAAAGTCTCGCGCCGCTCAAATACGAGATCGAACTCGCGAGATGCGAGTCGACTACCGCCGAAACAGCAAAGCGCCCTCTACCGACAAGATGGAAGAATTGATCGCAACGCCTTTAAGGGAACTTAGACGCGACGTTGCCGAAGAATTGATGCGTCGTTCGGCGGAACGAAATGCGATGGTCCCGATTGATCGTGATCCCGTTCCCAATCAATTCAATCGTTCTTTGGAAGTTTACTACAAGCGTTTGGGGATCAGCGAGTGA